Below is a window of Paroceanicella profunda DNA.
CGCAGCCCGCCGCCCCGCGCGCCTGAGCCGCCCGGCGCCTGCGCCCGGGGGGCCGCATCACGCCGGACCCGGAGCAACCTTCTCCCATGCCGGCCCGGATGCAGCGGGGCCCAATATCTCCGCTGCGTCGCCCGTTTGCGGGGCGCGGGCCCCGCTCTGCGTCATCGGTTCATCGCGTTACCGCGTCGTCGTGCGGCCGGGCCACCGGGCCGGCGGATCAGCGGGTCGGCTGCCGGGCGGGGCGAAATTGTCGCCGGCCGTCATTTTCCAGTTGCGTGAATCGCATAAAGTACGAACTATATTTTTATGTACAGACTTTCAGTTGATATCGGCGGAACGTTCACGGACGTGGTGCTGGAAGGCCCACGATCGCATCGCTCAAGACGCTGACCACGCCCGACGCGCCGGAAATCGGCGCGATGACGGGCATTGCGGAGCTGCTCGACAGCGAGGGCCTCCGCCTGACCGATGTCTCTGCCGTGATCCACGGCACGACGCTCGCCACCAACGCGCTGATCGAACGCCGGGGGGCGAAGACCGCCTTCATCACCACCGAGGGGTTCCGGGACATCCTGGAAATGGCCTACGAGAAGCGCTTCGACCAGTATGACACCGACCTGCAGCTGCCCGTGCCGCTGGTGCCGCGCGACCTGCGGCTGACGGTGCGCGAGCGGATGGACGCCGCCGGAGCCCCGCTCATCGCGCCCTCGCAGGCGCAGATGGACGCGCTCGCCTCGCGGCTGATCGCCGAGGGTGTGGAGGCGGTGGCCATCGGGTTCCTGCATGTCTGCGCCAACCCCGCGCATGAGCTGCTGGTGGCACAGTGGCTGCGCGCGCGCCTGCCGGAGCATGTCACCATCTGCCTGAGCTCCGAGGTCTCCCCCGAGATCCGCGAATACGAGCGCTTCTCCACCGTCTGCGCCAATGCATATGTACGGCCGCTGATGTCGCGCTACCTGCACCGGTTCGCCAGCGGGCTGCGCGGGCAGGGCTTTGCCGGGGAGTTCCTGCTGATGCTCTCCGGCGGCGGGCTCACCACGCTGGAACAGGCGGCGAAAACCCCCATCCGGCTGGTGGAATCCGGGCCGGCCGGGGCGTGGCCCTCGGGGTGCGCGTCTCGCGCGAGACCGGGTGCGAGCGGCTGCTGGCCTTCGACATGGGCGGGACGACGGCGAAGATCTGCTTTCTGGAGCACGGCGTTCCGGCCACGGCGCGGCGCTTCGAAGTGGCCCGGGCCTGGCGCGACATGAAGGGCAGCGGCCTGCGGTGGCGTGCCCACCACGGAGCTGGTGGAAATCGGCGCCGGCGGCGGCTCCATCGCGCGGCGTGACGACATGGGCCGGCTGGCCGTGGGGCCGAAGAGCGCGAGCTCGGTGCCCGGCCCCGCCTCCTACGGCCGGGGCGGCACGGCCCCCACCATCACCGACGCGAACGTGGTGCTGGGCAAGCTGCGCCCGGAGGGCTTCGCCGGCGGCAGCTTCGCGCTGCGCCCGGACCTCGCCGCGCAGGCGGTGGAGCGGGACGTGGCAGCCCCGCTGGGCCTGAGCAGCACCGCCTGGGCGGCGGCCGGCATCGTGGAGATCGGCGAGGAGGCGATGGCGAATGCCGCGCGGGTTCATGCCATCGAGCAGGGCAAGGATGTCACCCGCTACCACCTGATGGCCTCGGGCGGCGCCGGGCCGCTCCACGCGGTGCGCATCGCCGAGAAGCTGGGCATCACCCGGGTGATCATTCCCGCCGACGCTGGCGTGGGCTCGGCCGTGGGCTTCCTCTCCGCCCCGGTGGCCTATGAGGTGGCGCGCACCGTGCTCACGCTCACCGAGCGTGTGGACCTTCCCGCCCTCGCCGCCCTGCAGGACGCGATGGCGCAAGAGGCGACCGGCGTGGTGGGCCCCGCGCTGGCACCGGGCGCGCCGGTGCACATCTCCCTCGCCGCCGAGCTGC
It encodes the following:
- a CDS encoding hydantoinase/oxoprolinase family protein; this translates as MPTTELVEIGAGGGSIARRDDMGRLAVGPKSASSVPGPASYGRGGTAPTITDANVVLGKLRPEGFAGGSFALRPDLAAQAVERDVAAPLGLSSTAWAAAGIVEIGEEAMANAARVHAIEQGKDVTRYHLMASGGAGPLHAVRIAEKLGITRVIIPADAGVGSAVGFLSAPVAYEVARTVLTLTERVDLPALAALQDAMAQEATGVVGPALAPGAPVHISLAAELQYQGQGHAVRVPLASPLRSGEDIARMTAAFHAAYRTIYGTDMPANPVELVALSLTAQGDAPPMRAVPPAPPARRAGRRPMCRCSTPPWVRTWPSASMPATRCPRARASTALPGSGGPDHHLRARGLVRRGPPPAT